A part of Cannabis sativa cultivar Pink pepper isolate KNU-18-1 chromosome 6, ASM2916894v1, whole genome shotgun sequence genomic DNA contains:
- the LOC115725356 gene encoding calmodulin-binding transcription activator 1: protein MAERGSYGISPRLDIQQLLSEAQHRWLRPAEICEILRNHQTFRISPEPPSRPPSGSLFLFDRNVLRYFRKDGHNWRKKKDGKTVKEAHEKLKVGSVDVLHCYYAHGEDNEYFQRRSYWMLEEDKNIVFVHYLEVKGNRTNVGGIRETDDSSSSLREGSPQTSSSSTSQYKAPSGSTDYTSPSPNSCLTSLCEDADSGDIHQANSRLPPFAESRQLQFGDKPLMNNLDSGFSLHHSSNHRKEQSSIHVEDYIPQFKEETPNFTNPVAGSQNSLGLGTWEEILEQCSTGYNTVPSHVSVSPSQHAFVGVAHERENVIQGKFLAREIVKEELENSLPSDSTWQFSSGDNVPSHLKGLVEQSSNLDLSFDIGHILFEKNTLDSNLSTPDQFSTHHGQQNERRVQNDLQVQFTNMESQSSMPYKFDNNINTDGNVNYNFTLRQQLLDGEEGLKKVDSFSRWISKALGDVDLQMQSSSGIPWSTVECGSADDDSSLSPSISQDQLFTIIDFSPKWAFTDSQPEVLVFGNFLKSQQEVAKYRWSCMFGEVEVAAEVLAYGILCCQAPPHRDGLVPFYVTCSNRLACSELREFNYKFGSTKDIEITDIYDGNTIELSLHLRLEKLLSLAVNPSSFSFKIVTEKRNLINKIISLKEEDEGYQQVDQTNDTGFSQYEVRDHLLTKLMKEKLYSWLLHKTIEDGKGPNILDDDGQGVLHLAAALGYDWAIKPIVTAGVSINFRDINGWTALHWAAFYGREQTVAYLVSLGAAPGFVTDPSPEFLSGRTPADLASVNGHKGISGFLAESSLTSHLSSLELVDSKEDGVVESSATKAIQTVSERTTTPRTYGEMPDALSLKDSLTAVRNATQAADRIHQMFRMQSLERRRLNEYGDDGLLDERALSLLAGKSSKAGPNDGQTHTAAVQIQKKYRGWKKRKEFLIIRQRIVKIQAHVRGHQVRKQYRAITWSVGILEKVILRWRRKGSGLRGFRPDAVNKESVMQSLPLKEDDYDFFKEGRKQTEERLQKALTRVKSMVQYPEGRAQYRRVLNVVEGLRETKTDFTMNESEETTYDDLIEIDKLLDDDSFMYA from the exons ATGGCGGAGCGCGGATCGTACGGTATCAGCCCTCGATTAG ACATTCAACAATTATTATCTGAGGCACAACATCGTTGGTTGCGACCAGCTGAAATTTGTGAAATTCTTCGTAACCATCAAACTTTTCGTATTTCACCAGAGCCCCCAAGCAGGCCACCAA GTGGTTCACTATTTCTGTTTGATCGGAATGTTTTAAGATACTTTAGAAAGGATGGACATAACTGGAGGAAGAAAAAAGATGGAAAGACCGTGAAAGAGGCTCATGAAAAATTAAAG GTTGGAAGCGTTGATGTGCTCCATTGCTACTATGCTCATGGAGAAGATAACGAATATTTTCAGAGGCGGAGCTATTGGATGCTTGAAGA GGATAAGAATATCGTCTTTGTTCACTATTTGGAAGTGAAG ggAAATAGAACAAATGTTGGAGGCATTAGAGAGACTGATGACAGTTCATCAAGTCTCCGAGAGGGCAGCCCTCAGACTTCTAGTTCTTCTACAAGTCAATACAAAGCTCCTTCAGGAAGCACAGATTATACAAGTCCAAGTCCAAACAGCTGTTTGACATCGTTGTGTGAAGATGCTGATTCAG GGGATATTCACCAAGCAAATTCCAGATTGCCCCCATTTGCTGAGTCACGACAACTACAATTTGGGGATAAACCACTAATGAATAATCTGGACTCTGGTTTCTCTCTGCATCACAGTTCAA ATCATCGTAAAGAGCAGTCATCAATTCATGTAGAAGATTACATTCCCCAATTTAAGGAAGAAACACCTAATTTTACTAATCCTGTGGCTGGCTCTCAAAACTCACTTGGTTTGGGAACCTGGGAAGAGATTTTGGAACAATGCAGTACAGGTTATAATACTGTACCTTCTCATGTATCAGTATCACCCAGCCAACATGCTTTTGTGGGAGTTGCACATGAACGAGAAAATGTGATACAAGGCAAGTTCTTGGCTCGAGAAATTGTCAAAGAAGAGCTTGAGAATTCTCTGCCGAGCGACTCAACTTGGCAG TTTTCTTCTGGAGACAACGTGCCATCTCACCTTAAAGGGTTGGTGGAACAGTCATCAAATTTGGACTTGTCCTTTGACATTGGACACATATTGTTTGAGAAAAATACTCTTGATTCTAACTTGAGTACTCCTGATCAGTTTAGTACTCATCATGGTCAGCAAAATGAGAGGCGTGTGCAGAACGACCTACAAGTACAGTTTACAAATATGGAGTCTCAATCTTCAATGCCATATAAGTTCGATAACAATATAAATACGGATGGAAATGTAAATTATAATTTCACTTTAAGACAACAACTACTGGATGGTGAAGAAGGTCTGAAGAAAGTCGACAGCTTTTCTCGGTGGATCAGCAAGGCACTTGGGGATGTAGATCTGCAAATGCAGTCCTCTTCTGGCATCCCCTGGAGCACTGTTGAATGTGGGAGTGCGGATGATGATTCATCATTGAGCCCTTCTATTTCCCAGGACCAGCTCTTCACCATTATCGATTTTTCTccaaaatgggccttcacagacTCACAGCCAGAG gTTCTGgtatttggaaattttttaaaGAGTCAACAAGAGGTGGCAAAATACAGGTGGTCCTGTATGTTTGGAGAGGTGGAGGTTGCTGCAGAGGTTTTAGCATATGGGATTCTTTGTTGCCAAGCTCCACCACACAGGGATGGTTTGGTTCCGTTCTATGTTACCTGTTCCAACAGGTTAGCTTGTAGTGAGTTGAGGGAGTTTAATTATAAGTTTGGCTCTACTAAAGATATAGAAATCACAGATATCTATGATGGCAATACAATTGAGCTTTCTCTTCACCTTAGACTTGAGAAATTACTGTCACTTGCTGTAAACCCTTCAAGCTTCTCCTTTAAAATTGTCACGGAGAAACGAAACTTGATTAATAAGATTATTTCACTGAAGGAGGAAGATGAAGGTTACCAGCAGGTAGACCAAACAAACGATACTGGTTTCTCCCAATATGAGGTGAGAGATCATCTACTTACTAAGCTGATGAAAGAGAAACTGTACTCGTGGCTTCTTCACAAAACAATCGAAGATGGTAAAGGGCCAAATATATTAGATGATGACGGGCAAGGTGTGTTACATCTAGCAGCTGCTCTCGGTTATGACTGGGCAATTAAGCCAATTGTCACGGCAGGAGTTAGCATTAATTTCCGTGATATTAACGGTTGGACTGCGCTTCATTGGGCAGCATTCTATGGCAG GGAGCAGACAGTTGCATATCTTGTCTCTCTTGGGGCAGCTCCTGGATTTGTGACTGATCCATCTCCAGAATTCCTGTCTGGTAGAACACCGGCAGACCTAGCATCTGTTAATGGACACAAAGGTATCTCTGGTTTCCTTGCAGAGTCTTCCTTAACAAGTCACCTTTCTTCCCTGGAACTTGTTGATTCAAAGGAAGATGGTGTTGTCGAAAGTTCTGCTACGAAAGCTATCCAAACCGTTTCAGAAAGAACAACAACTCCTAGGACTTACGGTGAAATGCCAGATGCACTTTCACTGAAGGATTCACTTACTGCTGTTCGTAATGCCACACAAGCTGCTGATCGTATACATCAAATGTTCCGGATGCAGTCATTAGAGAGAAGACGATTAAATGAGTATGGTGATGATGGACTATTAGATGAGCGAGCTCTTTCACTTTTGGCTGGGAAGTCAAGCAAGGCTGGACCAAATGATGGGCAAACTCATACTGCTGCTGTACAAATACAGAAAAAATATCGGGGttggaagaagagaaaagagttcCTGATAATTCGGCAAAGAATTGTTAAAATACAG GCCCATGTAAGAGGACACCAGGTAAGGAAACAGTATAGAGCAATCACCTGGTCAGTAGGGATCCTGGAAAAGGTTATATTGCGTTGGAGACGTAAAGGGAGTGGTTTGCGGGGATTTCGACCTGATGCAGTTAATAAAGAGTCAGTCATGCAAAGTTTACCCTTAAAAGAAGATGATTATGATTTCTTTAAGGAAGGACGGAAGCAAACAGAGGAAAGGTTACAAAAGGCACTTACTAGGGTAAAGTCAATGGTTCAATATCCAGAGGGACGAGCTCAGTATCGCAGAGTGCTAAATGTTGTTGAAGGGCTACGAGAGACCAAG ACGGATTTTACAATGAATGAATCAGAAGAAACAACTTATGACGACCTGATTGAAATCGATAAGTTGTTGGACGATGATAGTTTCATGTATGCATAA